From Halodesulfovibrio sp., a single genomic window includes:
- a CDS encoding ABC transporter permease yields the protein MWQKFKDTYFWYSFRRDPVAVGSFIILVILLLMAILAPVLATQNPYDGATIDLMDAETPPMWTPEGLDSFWLGTDAQGRDIWSTILYGTRISLLIGLGAVALQSFLGIIIGLTAGYKGGRVDTFLMRVADVQLSFSSYMVAIFFGAILQAALGVSRYADVAVPFLIFVIGFSEWPQYARTVRASVLAEKKKEYVEAARVIGLRPMRIMFRHILPNTLTPVLVISTVQVANAVMSEAALSFLGLGMPVNQPSLGSLIKSGFAYFMSGSWWITLFPGLVLVLLVLSINLLGDWLRDFLNPKLYKD from the coding sequence ATGTGGCAAAAATTTAAAGATACCTACTTTTGGTATAGCTTCCGCCGTGACCCTGTTGCGGTCGGCAGTTTCATTATTTTAGTTATTCTGCTTTTAATGGCGATTCTTGCGCCAGTGCTTGCAACACAAAACCCGTACGACGGTGCAACTATCGATTTGATGGATGCTGAAACACCGCCTATGTGGACACCGGAAGGACTTGATTCCTTCTGGTTAGGTACAGATGCACAGGGACGCGACATCTGGTCTACAATTTTATACGGAACCCGCATTTCACTCCTCATTGGTCTTGGTGCGGTTGCATTGCAGTCTTTTCTGGGAATCATCATCGGCTTAACAGCAGGTTACAAGGGCGGTCGAGTAGACACCTTCCTGATGCGTGTTGCTGATGTGCAGCTTTCCTTCTCATCATACATGGTTGCAATCTTCTTTGGTGCAATTTTGCAGGCAGCACTGGGTGTTTCACGCTATGCAGATGTTGCTGTTCCATTCCTTATTTTTGTTATCGGGTTCTCTGAATGGCCACAGTACGCACGTACTGTACGCGCCTCCGTACTTGCAGAGAAAAAGAAAGAATACGTTGAAGCAGCACGCGTTATCGGACTTCGCCCAATGCGTATTATGTTCCGTCATATTCTTCCTAACACCCTGACTCCTGTTCTGGTTATTTCTACAGTTCAGGTTGCTAACGCTGTAATGAGTGAAGCTGCACTTTCTTTCCTCGGGCTTGGTATGCCTGTTAACCAGCCTTCACTCGGTTCTCTTATTAAATCCGGCTTTGCCTACTTTATGAGTGGCAGCTGGTGGATCACCCTGTTCCCGGGACTCGTTCTCGTACTGCTGGTATTATCCATCAACTTGCTCGGTGACTGGCTCAGGGACTTCCTGAATCCAAAACTGTATAAGGACTAA